In a single window of the Balaenoptera acutorostrata chromosome 3, mBalAcu1.1, whole genome shotgun sequence genome:
- the LOC103013841 gene encoding C2 calcium-dependent domain-containing protein 4A, with amino-acid sequence MRLLGKLRASAAGRAALEPAFSNVLTPDRIPEFCIPPRLPAPCSAVSSPPAVALPRRCAAEPDLWSRGAYDGAGRTDWDPRSQAALSLPHLPRARTAYGFCALLESPHTRRKESLFLGGPGTAPLLPAPRPRARTYGGGGGGGDAPLAPPGRAPAAPPAARGGPRPPPDALAPRPRGRRLLRAPEGLLRRALRAGRSRGLARARSVSSGDGDDDDDDGRRAGSWSPARAPATSPPPPPDPRPERLEAEGTVTLDRTGGALRLAVEYSRDSGRLRVRLLRAEGPAGGAAEPRAPVGCRVSFVLQPPGQTRRPRGAVVRRSRRAVLEQDLCLDGLSEDEVRRLAVRVKAENRGRGLERDRLLGQGELLLGPLLLL; translated from the coding sequence ATGCGGCTCCTCGGGAAACTCCGCGCTTCGGCCGCGGGCCGCGCGGCTCTGGAGCCTGCCTTCTCCAACGTGCTCACTCCGGACCGCATCCCCGAGTTCTGTATCCCGCCGCGGCTGCCCGCGCCCTGCTCTGCCGTGTCCTCGCCCCCGGCTGTCGCCCTGCCCCGGCGGTGCGCTGCAGAGCCGGACCTTTGGTCTCGAGGAGCCTACGACGGCGCGGGGCGCACGGACTGGGACCCACGCTCGCAGGCCGCGCTCTCGCTGCCGCACCTGCCCCGGGCGCGAACCGCCTACGGCTTCTGCGCGCTGCTCGAGAGCCCGCACACCCGCCGCAAGGAGTCGCTCTTCCTCGGGGGCCCGGGGACCGCCCCGCTCCtgcccgcgccccgcccccgggCCCGCACctacggcggcggcggcggcggcggagacGCCCCCCTTGCGCCCCCGGGAAGAGCCCCTGCTGCGCCTCCCGCGGCCCGCGGCGGCCCTCGCCCGCCCCCGGATGCGCTCGCCCCGCGGCCCCGCGGCCGCCGCCTCCTGCGTGCTCCCGAGGGGCTGCTGCGCCGCGCACTGCGGGCCGGGAGGAGCCGAGGCCTGGCCCGCGCCCGCTCCGTCTCCAGCGGGGACGGGGATGATGACGACGACGACGGGCGCCGCGCCGGCTCCTGGTCCCCGGCCCGGGCCCCCGCCACGTCCCCTCCGCCGCCCCCCGACCCGCGGCCCGAGCGCCTGGAGGCCGAGGGCACCGTGACTCTGGACCGCACCGGCGGCGCCCTGCGCCTGGCCGTCGAGTACAGTCGGGACAGCGGGCGCCTCCGCGTCCGGCTGCTCCGCGCCGAGGGCCCGGCCGGAGGGGCCGCCGAGCCCCGCGCCCCCGTCGGCTGCCGCGTCAGCTTCGTCCTGCAGCCGCCGGGCCAGACGCGCCGGCCGCGGGGCGCCGTGGTCCGGCGGAGCCGCCGGGCGGTCTTGGAGCAGGACTTGTGCTTGGACGGGCTCTCGGAGGACGAGGTGCGCCGCCTGGCCGTGCGCGTCAAGGCCGAGAACCGGGGCCGCGGGCTGGAGCGGGACCGCCTGCTGGGCCAGGGCGAGCTGCTGCTGGGCCCCCTCCTGCTCCTCTGA